A region of Paenimyroides aestuarii DNA encodes the following proteins:
- a CDS encoding amino acid permease produces MEQTTTSNSLKRGLSNRHIQLIALGGAIGTGLFLGIGPAAVLAGPSVILGYAFAGIIAFFIMRQLGEMVVEEPVSGSFSHFAYKYWGSFAGYSSGWNYWILYILVSMAELTAIGKYVQFWWPDIPLWVSSLFFFVTITALNLGSVKMFGEAEFWFSIIKVVAILAMIAFGSYLLISGTGGEQASISNLTNNGGFFPKGWLEKTSDGYQGLLSVMAIIMFSFGGLELIGITAAEAANPEKNIPKATNQVIYRILIFYVGALIILFSLSPWATITTETSPFVTVFDNLKGLHFNLFGTDISGTNLIANVLNLIVLTAALSVYNSSVYSNSRMLYGLAEQGNAPKFVMHLNKSSVPTRAIIVSSCFAGLCIIINKLMPDEAFKILMSLVVSCLIINWIMISFTHLKFRKFKDSVLIKTKFPSFLYPVSNYICMAFLLGILVIMSMTGMHVSVILIPVWLLILFITYQLVQKNKNQS; encoded by the coding sequence TTGGAACAAACAACTACAAGCAATTCTTTGAAAAGAGGATTGTCTAACCGCCATATTCAGTTAATTGCCTTGGGTGGAGCCATTGGAACGGGCTTATTTTTAGGAATTGGACCCGCTGCCGTTTTGGCCGGCCCCTCGGTTATTTTAGGATATGCCTTTGCAGGAATCATCGCTTTTTTTATCATGCGTCAGTTGGGGGAAATGGTGGTAGAAGAACCTGTTTCGGGCTCTTTTTCGCATTTTGCTTATAAATATTGGGGATCGTTTGCAGGTTATTCTTCCGGTTGGAACTATTGGATTTTGTATATTCTGGTTTCCATGGCAGAATTAACAGCCATTGGCAAATATGTACAATTTTGGTGGCCCGATATTCCTTTGTGGGTTTCTAGTTTATTTTTCTTTGTAACGATAACCGCCTTGAATTTAGGCTCGGTTAAAATGTTTGGCGAAGCCGAGTTTTGGTTTTCTATTATTAAAGTAGTGGCTATTTTAGCCATGATTGCTTTTGGATCGTACTTATTGATTTCGGGAACAGGTGGCGAACAAGCAAGTATTTCCAATCTTACAAACAACGGAGGATTTTTTCCAAAAGGTTGGCTCGAAAAAACCAGTGACGGATACCAAGGTTTGCTCTCGGTGATGGCGATCATCATGTTTTCTTTCGGCGGATTGGAACTAATTGGAATTACAGCTGCCGAAGCCGCAAATCCCGAGAAAAACATTCCAAAAGCAACCAATCAAGTAATTTATCGTATTTTAATTTTCTATGTAGGTGCTTTAATCATTTTGTTTTCGCTTTCTCCGTGGGCAACCATCACCACAGAAACAAGCCCATTTGTTACCGTTTTTGATAATTTAAAAGGTTTACATTTCAATCTATTCGGAACCGATATTTCGGGTACAAATTTAATTGCCAATGTACTTAATTTAATTGTATTAACAGCTGCATTATCGGTTTACAATTCATCGGTTTACAGCAACAGCCGCATGTTATATGGCTTGGCAGAACAAGGAAATGCACCAAAATTCGTAATGCACTTAAATAAAAGTTCGGTTCCCACCCGCGCTATTATTGTTTCGAGTTGTTTTGCAGGTTTGTGTATCATTATTAATAAGTTAATGCCAGATGAAGCCTTTAAAATACTTATGTCCTTGGTGGTTTCATGTTTAATCATTAACTGGATCATGATTTCGTTTACACATTTAAAATTCCGTAAGTTTAAAGACAGCGTTTTGATAAAAACCAAATTCCCATCGTTTTTATATCCGGTTTCCAATTATATATGTATGGCGTTTTTGTTAGGGATTTTAGTGATAATGAGTATGACCGGTATGCATGTTTCGGTAATTTTAATTCCGGTTTGGTTGCTTATTCTATTTATAACATATCAGCTTGTTCAAAAGAATAAAAATCAATCTTAA
- a CDS encoding HAD family hydrolase, with protein MIQNIQVIAFDADDTLFINEPYFDEAEEKFCALMSDYLSKQSLAQALFKTQIGNLPLYGYGIKGYVLSMVQTAYEVSNHTVSTKVMQKIIEIGKELLAKPVVLLEGIEETLQQLHGKYKLVVATKGDLKDQHRKLHLSGLGAYFHHIEVMVEKEELDYEKLLKRLEIEPENFLMIGNSLKSDVLPVLNIGGTAVHVPFHTTWAHERIDHEIVHNHFFTVEKASEIITLLNI; from the coding sequence ATGATACAAAACATACAAGTAATTGCCTTTGACGCCGACGATACTCTATTTATAAATGAACCTTATTTTGACGAAGCCGAAGAAAAATTTTGTGCTTTAATGAGTGATTATCTCTCAAAACAAAGTTTAGCACAGGCGCTGTTCAAAACGCAAATCGGCAATTTACCATTGTATGGTTATGGTATCAAAGGATATGTTTTATCGATGGTACAAACGGCTTACGAGGTTTCAAACCACACGGTATCGACCAAAGTAATGCAAAAAATCATTGAAATTGGAAAAGAATTATTGGCAAAACCGGTTGTTCTGTTAGAAGGCATTGAAGAAACCTTGCAACAATTACACGGAAAATACAAATTGGTGGTGGCAACGAAAGGCGATTTAAAAGACCAACACCGCAAATTGCATTTATCGGGTTTGGGGGCATATTTTCATCATATCGAAGTGATGGTTGAAAAAGAAGAATTAGATTATGAAAAACTTTTGAAACGCTTAGAAATTGAACCCGAAAACTTTTTAATGATTGGAAACTCGTTAAAATCAGACGTATTGCCTGTGTTAAACATTGGCGGAACTGCCGTGCACGTACCTTTCCACACCACTTGGGCACACGAACGCATTGACCACGAAATTGTGCATAATCATTTTTTTACGGTTGAAAAAGCAAGCGAAATTATTACCTTATTGAACATATGA
- a CDS encoding chloramphenicol acetyltransferase codes for MKTEINLDSWKRKSHFEFFSAMDEPFYGLTVEIDVTKAYEKAKALNISFFIYYLYATLKTMNQLPAFKLRIDNGKVFQHDRIDASSTVLKEDETFGFSHIIYQEDLELFQKSVQKEMARVQQTTTLLTKDDYGDNIIHFSAIPWVNFTSLTHARGFQYPDSAPKVSIGKMMDKNGRKFFNVALFAHHGLVDGIDMGRFFDLFQDILNE; via the coding sequence ATGAAAACAGAAATTAATTTAGATAGTTGGAAACGAAAAAGTCATTTTGAATTTTTCTCGGCAATGGATGAACCCTTTTACGGACTTACTGTTGAAATCGATGTTACCAAAGCCTACGAAAAAGCGAAAGCATTAAACATATCGTTTTTTATTTATTATTTGTATGCTACATTGAAAACCATGAATCAATTGCCGGCTTTTAAACTGCGGATTGACAATGGAAAGGTTTTTCAGCATGATCGGATTGATGCTTCGTCAACGGTATTAAAAGAAGACGAAACCTTTGGCTTTTCGCATATTATTTATCAAGAAGATTTAGAGCTTTTTCAAAAATCGGTGCAAAAGGAAATGGCACGCGTTCAACAAACCACCACATTGCTTACGAAAGACGATTACGGCGACAATATTATTCATTTTTCTGCAATCCCTTGGGTGAATTTCACCTCGTTAACACATGCCCGGGGCTTTCAATACCCTGATAGTGCACCAAAAGTTTCTATTGGCAAAATGATGGACAAAAATGGTAGAAAATTTTTCAATGTTGCTTTATTTGCACATCACGGTTTGGTTGACGGTATTGATATGGGGCGCTTTTTTGATTTGTTTCAGGATATTTTGAATGAATAG
- a CDS encoding SIMPL domain-containing protein — MKTFITVLFAIVSQIVFSQNLQTSPFIEVVGTAEKEIVPDEIIIAITLKEHTDSKNKISIEEQEASLLSELKKKGIPLEQLTLENANAYELRVRKKTNELINQKQYQLKLASIEEVNSAIDAFDSAKIKVFYIQEMTHTLIEDFRKEVKILALKAAKDKAKYLLESIDQTVGNALEIVEVSDYNLVNARSNVAAPSFQEKGNEIGLKPILIKVSMKTKFEIK, encoded by the coding sequence ATGAAAACATTTATAACTGTTCTATTTGCCATTGTATCGCAAATTGTTTTTTCACAAAATTTACAAACATCTCCGTTTATTGAAGTAGTTGGAACTGCCGAAAAAGAAATAGTTCCCGATGAAATTATCATTGCTATTACCTTAAAAGAGCATACTGATTCTAAAAACAAAATTTCAATTGAAGAGCAAGAAGCATCATTATTAAGTGAATTAAAAAAGAAAGGTATTCCTTTGGAACAACTGACTCTTGAAAATGCAAATGCGTATGAATTAAGGGTTCGTAAAAAAACAAATGAGTTAATCAACCAAAAGCAATACCAATTAAAATTAGCTTCAATCGAAGAGGTAAACAGCGCTATAGATGCTTTTGATTCTGCCAAGATTAAAGTGTTTTATATACAAGAAATGACGCATACCCTTATCGAAGATTTTAGAAAAGAAGTAAAAATATTGGCTCTTAAAGCTGCAAAAGACAAAGCAAAATATCTGTTGGAAAGTATTGATCAAACTGTTGGTAATGCTTTAGAAATTGTAGAGGTTTCAGATTACAACCTTGTAAATGCGCGATCAAATGTTGCAGCACCTTCATTTCAAGAAAAGGGTAATGAAATTGGTTTAAAGCCCATTCTCATAAAAGTCAGTATGAAAACTAAATTTGAGATTAAATAG
- a CDS encoding histone deacetylase family protein: MFPIAYHPIYKHPVPENHRFPMEKYELLPQQLLFEGIVSEEHFFQPTEIDTNTVCLVHDSDYVNRYMNLQLTAKEIRKTGFIHNAQLVQRERIIAQGTLTGALKAIENSGIAFNIAGGTHHAFSNYGEGFCMLNDQAIAAAYLLKHHLVSKVLIVDLDVHQGNGTAEIFSNNPNVFTFSMHGKTNYPFKKEQSSLDIALENNTTDAEYLQLLTQHLEPIIAAEKPDFIFYQAGVDILTTDKLGKLNCSINGCKQRDILVFSLAKKYHIPIQCSMGGGYSPDLRTILQAHVNTFKAARDLLI; this comes from the coding sequence ATGTTTCCCATAGCGTATCATCCTATTTACAAACATCCGGTTCCAGAAAACCATCGATTTCCAATGGAAAAATACGAGCTGCTCCCTCAACAACTGCTTTTTGAAGGAATTGTGAGCGAGGAACATTTTTTTCAACCCACTGAAATAGACACCAACACCGTTTGTTTGGTTCATGATAGCGATTATGTGAACCGATATATGAATTTACAACTCACCGCAAAAGAAATTAGAAAAACGGGCTTTATACACAACGCCCAACTGGTGCAACGGGAACGAATCATTGCACAAGGCACTTTAACCGGCGCTTTAAAAGCGATCGAAAACAGCGGTATTGCCTTTAATATTGCCGGAGGCACCCATCATGCTTTTTCTAATTATGGCGAAGGTTTCTGTATGCTGAACGACCAAGCAATTGCAGCTGCCTATTTGCTAAAACACCATTTGGTATCTAAAGTACTTATTGTTGATTTAGATGTGCATCAAGGCAATGGAACAGCGGAAATTTTCAGCAACAACCCAAACGTTTTCACATTTTCTATGCACGGAAAAACCAATTATCCGTTTAAAAAAGAACAATCGAGTTTAGACATTGCATTAGAAAACAACACTACCGATGCGGAATATCTGCAGCTTTTAACACAGCATTTAGAGCCCATAATTGCTGCTGAAAAACCCGACTTTATTTTTTACCAAGCAGGTGTGGATATTTTAACAACCGACAAATTGGGTAAATTGAACTGTAGCATTAATGGTTGCAAACAACGCGACATATTGGTGTTTTCGTTGGCTAAAAAATACCATATCCCCATTCAGTGCAGCATGGGTGGAGGTTATTCACCCGACCTGCGAACTATATTGCAAGCCCATGTAAACACCTTTAAAGCAGCCCGTGACTTGTTGATATAG
- a CDS encoding single-stranded DNA-binding protein encodes MSTLRNNVRLIGRVGNTPETKTFDNGTKVTLSLATSDYYYNDKKEKVETTQWHNIVAWGKTAELIQKYVEKGKEIAVEGKLTYRTYEDKEGIKRSITEIVISEVLFF; translated from the coding sequence ATGAGTACATTACGCAACAACGTTCGCTTAATCGGGAGAGTAGGCAACACACCAGAAACCAAAACTTTTGACAATGGTACAAAAGTAACCTTATCGCTTGCAACGAGCGATTATTATTACAACGATAAAAAAGAAAAAGTGGAAACCACCCAATGGCACAACATCGTTGCATGGGGCAAAACCGCTGAACTGATTCAAAAATATGTTGAAAAAGGTAAAGAAATTGCCGTGGAGGGTAAACTTACTTATCGCACCTACGAGGATAAAGAGGGCATCAAGCGCAGCATTACCGAAATTGTAATCAGCGAAGTGCTGTTTTTCTGA
- a CDS encoding ATP-binding protein — protein MNLKELKEQISTTIENLKDHGKFPKENNLYDYKMELNFYGLTECIEIFMRNFAKDILSFSNSNGGILLLGIKEDKKTGTLEDIGLDVKNIDLLNQIDLSLVCQQFNKVAKVGVDLDLQSFQIGTRNFFYLLIEKQNQIIIPINDFKEYNLKKGEIIYRVSGKNEVANSTTQDFNKFIQIKANEKNKEFMEIWSKLLPEMFDINPREVLILNPKNNTVYGYNSKENLLSSSEIDIDQTENGIFNIILNAISAGDIGKISNDEGKPIYKIVGELKSKTPRDFIYFSSLFDKIKAQSNYNLSSNQLKCVFKHLNWITDEKLPIENPDETKINNEFNQFIWVETLDKTHKIVFSENAINPIVEAINDNKNHNSIFGKSLQNKTVKSKTKTKTK, from the coding sequence ATGAATTTAAAGGAACTAAAAGAACAAATTTCAACAACAATTGAGAATTTAAAAGACCACGGAAAATTTCCAAAAGAAAATAATCTTTATGATTATAAAATGGAACTAAATTTTTATGGTTTAACAGAATGTATCGAAATTTTTATGAGGAATTTCGCAAAAGACATTTTATCTTTCTCAAACTCAAATGGTGGAATACTTTTACTCGGAATAAAAGAAGATAAAAAGACTGGAACTTTGGAAGACATTGGATTAGATGTGAAAAATATTGACCTTCTAAATCAAATAGATTTGAGTTTAGTTTGTCAGCAATTTAACAAAGTTGCTAAAGTCGGTGTAGATTTAGATTTGCAATCATTTCAAATAGGAACAAGAAATTTCTTTTATCTTCTAATTGAAAAACAAAATCAAATAATAATTCCAATTAATGATTTTAAAGAGTATAATTTAAAAAAAGGAGAAATAATTTACAGGGTTTCTGGGAAAAACGAAGTTGCTAACTCAACCACTCAAGATTTTAACAAATTTATACAAATCAAAGCAAACGAAAAGAACAAAGAGTTTATGGAAATATGGTCAAAACTTTTACCAGAAATGTTTGACATAAATCCAAGAGAAGTTTTAATTCTTAATCCGAAAAACAATACTGTTTACGGATATAACTCAAAAGAAAACTTGCTTTCAAGTAGCGAAATTGACATTGACCAAACTGAAAACGGTATATTTAATATAATTCTTAATGCGATTTCTGCGGGAGATATTGGGAAGATTTCAAACGATGAAGGTAAACCAATTTATAAAATCGTAGGAGAATTAAAGAGCAAAACTCCAAGAGATTTTATCTATTTTTCATCTTTATTTGACAAAATAAAAGCTCAATCAAATTATAATTTATCTTCCAATCAATTAAAATGTGTGTTTAAACATTTAAATTGGATTACAGACGAGAAACTTCCAATTGAAAATCCCGACGAAACAAAAATAAACAATGAATTTAATCAGTTTATTTGGGTTGAAACACTTGATAAAACGCATAAAATTGTATTTTCTGAAAATGCTATTAACCCAATTGTCGAAGCAATAAATGATAACAAAAATCACAATTCCATTTTTGGAAAATCATTACAAAACAAAACAGTGAAATCAAAAACAAAAACAAAGACCAAATAA
- a CDS encoding transposase → MSREKNQVISERVVCMNQLHAEKAEAMPNIRTIKRLKARISLLEKQEKEINTDMLKEVENSQEASQAIQYMSSIPGVGKATAIAILAETNGFELIRNKKQLTSYAGLDIREKQSGTSVKGKARISKKGNRNLRKTLHFPSMTAVKLNQEHRELYQRIVNKTGVKMKGLVAVQRKLLELTYILYKTKTFYEVNFEENRAKTQIDFHPIEANL, encoded by the coding sequence TTGAGCAGGGAGAAAAACCAAGTAATCAGCGAGCGCGTGGTTTGTATGAACCAGCTTCATGCAGAAAAGGCAGAAGCTATGCCCAATATACGAACAATCAAACGATTGAAAGCAAGAATTTCATTGCTGGAAAAACAAGAAAAAGAAATCAACACCGATATGTTGAAAGAGGTAGAAAACAGCCAAGAAGCTAGCCAAGCAATACAGTATATGAGTAGCATACCAGGCGTGGGAAAAGCCACAGCCATTGCAATTTTAGCAGAAACCAATGGTTTTGAACTGATAAGAAACAAAAAACAGTTAACCAGTTATGCCGGGTTGGATATTAGGGAAAAGCAATCAGGCACATCGGTAAAAGGCAAGGCAAGAATCAGCAAAAAGGGCAACAGGAATTTACGCAAAACACTTCATTTTCCATCAATGACGGCAGTAAAATTGAATCAAGAGCACCGTGAATTGTATCAACGCATAGTAAACAAAACAGGAGTTAAAATGAAGGGGTTAGTAGCTGTGCAGAGAAAATTATTAGAATTAACGTATATTTTATATAAAACCAAAACATTCTACGAAGTCAACTTTGAAGAAAATAGGGCGAAAACTCAAATAGATTTCCACCCTATAGAAGCTAACTTGTAG
- a CDS encoding IS110 family transposase, whose translation MKILKQVLGVDVAQDELVVAIGTLHEDLTTETKNYQVFSNNEKGFKSLLQWVDKTKSKDVEVFFVMESTGVYHERFAYFLYDKGEKVVIVLPTKISNFMRTLDIKTITDKSCSIAIAQFGLSRKL comes from the coding sequence ATGAAGATATTAAAACAAGTTTTGGGAGTTGATGTTGCACAAGATGAGCTGGTTGTAGCTATAGGAACCCTCCATGAAGATTTAACAACGGAAACAAAAAATTATCAGGTTTTCAGTAATAACGAAAAAGGTTTTAAATCGCTATTACAATGGGTCGATAAAACGAAATCTAAAGACGTAGAAGTTTTTTTTGTGATGGAGTCTACGGGAGTTTATCACGAGCGTTTTGCTTACTTTCTTTATGATAAAGGAGAAAAAGTAGTGATTGTATTGCCTACTAAAATCAGCAATTTCATGCGTACTTTAGACATTAAAACCATCACCGATAAAAGTTGCTCCATCGCCATTGCACAATTTGGATTAAGCAGAAAATTATAA